A DNA window from Mesoplasma coleopterae contains the following coding sequences:
- a CDS encoding TIGR04561 family membrane protein codes for MKGIFDIENALVIFGKPIPFLFIFIFFASLLLLSLIIYLTKFIVTKTKIDKSNNNLELEKIKIDEEINSIIRETKSKER; via the coding sequence ATGAAAGGAATATTTGATATAGAAAATGCCTTAGTTATATTTGGTAAACCAATCCCGTTTTTATTTATTTTTATTTTCTTTGCATCACTTCTTTTATTATCTTTGATTATTTATTTAACGAAGTTTATTGTGACAAAAACAAAAATTGACAAAAGTAATAATAACTTAGAGCTTGAAAAAATTAAAATTGATGAAGAAATTAACTCAATAATTAGAGAAACCAAAAGTAAAGAAAGGTAA
- a CDS encoding MSC_0882 family membrane protein gives MNNDIMNGINQQNPNEQNQIKNPNYVNSKESILGDKKFIAIAPEFTKKELEAVNVNKRIAKEIKMEKYKIAFLMFTSIICALVSAFFIALNYIKIQDGQNFLKIKPELIPSAAIMISILILSLIVMVIALIDLRHILIDVKGYKTDLLMGRERIPFFIIKSYKKIVKRHIYLNWTCFGIYLYGGLTTLILFLVNKSDKVSLDSEIMIFIIVLSLTAVIQIFSLMFNYSRKGNIDSFYGYEIIPLDQQIALKKAANKFCMLVFFTILAIVLFVIFIPYFIMRKKSDKKLWWFL, from the coding sequence ATGAATAATGATATTATGAATGGAATAAATCAACAAAATCCAAATGAACAAAATCAAATCAAAAATCCAAACTATGTTAATTCTAAAGAATCAATATTAGGTGATAAAAAATTTATTGCTATAGCTCCAGAGTTTACAAAAAAAGAATTAGAAGCAGTTAATGTGAACAAAAGAATTGCTAAAGAAATTAAGATGGAAAAATACAAAATTGCTTTTTTAATGTTTACATCAATTATTTGTGCTTTAGTTTCTGCGTTCTTTATTGCTTTAAATTATATTAAGATTCAAGATGGTCAAAACTTTTTGAAGATTAAGCCTGAATTAATCCCAAGTGCAGCAATTATGATAAGTATTTTAATTTTGAGTTTAATAGTAATGGTAATAGCTTTAATTGATTTAAGACATATCTTGATTGATGTCAAAGGATATAAAACAGATTTATTAATGGGAAGAGAAAGAATCCCGTTCTTTATAATTAAAAGTTACAAAAAAATAGTTAAAAGACATATTTACTTAAATTGAACATGTTTTGGAATCTATTTATACGGTGGCTTAACAACTCTAATTTTATTTTTAGTTAATAAATCAGATAAAGTTAGTTTAGATTCAGAAATAATGATTTTTATTATAGTTTTATCATTAACTGCTGTTATTCAAATTTTTTCACTAATGTTTAATTATTCAAGAAAAGGTAATATTGATTCATTTTATGGATATGAAATAATTCCTCTTGATCAACAAATAGCTTTAAAAAAAGCTGCAAATAAATTTTGCATGTTAGTTTTCTTTACAATATTAGCAATTGTACTGTTCGTAATATTTATTCCTTACTTTATCATGAGAAAAAAATCTGATAAAAAACTTTGATGATTCTTATAG